In Paenibacillus sonchi, the genomic stretch GGCAGCCTGATTGTGAAGGAAACCGTTCTGCACGCGCTGAACCGGCTGCTTCCTGACAAAACCCTGCATACAAATCTCCCGGCGCAGGGCGTCGTCACGCTGCAGGAACAGAAGGAGGAGAAGCGCCTGGTCAATCATCTGCTGTATGCGTCGCCGGTCCGCAGAGGCGAGAACATCGAAGTGATCGAGGACATTATCCCGCTATACGATGTCCAGGTGTCTGTCCGGACAGAGGGCCGGGTTCAGAATGTGTATCTGGCTCCGCAGATGACACCGCTCTCTTTTAGCCGGGAGGAACAGAACGTTCACTACACGGTACCCGTGCTGGAGTGCCATCAAATGGTGGTTCTTGATTATGAATGAGCCTCAATTTTGATAATTATACTTTGCAAAAAGAGGATGACGAATGATGAACTTTGAACCTGTATCTTCATTTATCGACCGCATCACCTCCTGGCGTATCCCGTGGGCGGAGGTGCTTGTTATGCACCGCAACGAACCGGTTTTCCGTTACCGTAACGGCTATGCCAGCCTGGAAGAGAAGACGCCAATCGACGATGGACGGATTATTAATCTCTACTCGCTGACCAAGATCATGACCTGCACGGCAGCTCTCCAACTCTTGGAGAAGGGTGCCTTCCTGCTGAATGACCGGCTGTCAGACTATCTGCCGGAATACACTGAAATGAATGTAAAGAAAAGATTGCCGGGAGGCGAACTCGCACTTGAGCGGGCGGTGCATCCGATTACGGTGCGTGATCTGTTCACCATGTCGGCGGGGTTCTCCTATGATCTGGGGCTGCCTTCCATTAAGGAAGCAGTAAGCCGCACAGGCGGCAAAATGCCGACACGTGCCATTGCAGAGGCCCTTGCCAAGGAGCCGCTTCAATTCGAGCCGGGTACCCGGTGGAATTACAGCTTATGCCATGATGTCCTTGCAGCTCTCGTGGAGGCTGTGGATGGCCGGCGGTTTGGCACGTATATCCGGGAGGAAATTACCGGGCCGCTGGGCATGGCCGATACAGGCTTCGATCTCCCGGACGAGAAGCGGAGCCGTCTGGCACCGCAGTACGAATATAGCGATGAGCTCGGCAAGCCCGTGCGGAAGGACGGGAACGGGTTCCGGCTAGGAAGCGAGTACGAGAGCGGAGGGGCGGGATTGCTGTCTACCGTGACCGACTACGCGCAATTCTTGAATGCGCTGACGAATCAGGGAACAAGCCCGGACGGTGTGCGTATTCTGTCACCGGCATCGGTGGAGCTGATGCGGACCGAGCAGCTGACCGAAAGCATGCGCGGCGATTTCTCCTGGGAACAGCTGAAAGGCTACAGCTATGGGCTGGGCGTCAGAACCCATATCTCCCAGGCCCGCAGCGGCTCGCTGAGCCCGCTCGGCGAATTTGGCTGGAGCGGCGCCGCCGGCTGCCTGGCCGTCATCGATCCGGCTTCGCAGCTGACCGTTATGTATGCGCAGCATATGCTGAACAATCAGGAGCCTTTTGTGCATCCGCGATTGAGAAATATCGTGTACGCCTGTTTGTAACCAACCTGGTTTTTGTTTTCGCCGACACTTCCATTTTACCTTGAAAAACAACAAGGGCTGACCCAAGTAGCCGTTTTATGGCTTTTGGGCCAGCCTCTTTTGCGTCCCTGAAAACATAGGAAACATAGACTTCACACCATTATTCCAAGGAGGTAGAGTCCCTGAATATGGGTTTGGTGTAGATATGAGAAACCTGGTAAGGCTGTCCGGGATGGCTGACCCGTGACAGCAGCATTTCAGCGGCGGTAACACCCATTTCGTTGCTGTAGATGTGAACGGTGGTCAGATGAGGTTCGATGATCTTTGATTCCGGACCGTTGTCAAAACCGCTGACCACAATATCCCCGGGAATGGTATAGTTTTGACTCTTCAATGCTTTCATGAAGTTGACGGCAATATAGTCGTTGGCACAGACCAAAGCCGAAGGAAGCTCAGGCATATCCTTAAGCTTTTCATCCGCCCAGCTAGGGCTGGAGAAAAAGTTCTGATCCTCATCCAGAACACACTGTGAGAGATTCAGCTGGATGCCGGACTCCGTTAAAGCACGGTTGAACCCCACCCATCTTTCGTTAAAGCTCCGGCAGTGATTATAGTCCCCGATAAACCCGAGTGTTGTGTAACCGCCATCAATTAACTTCTTGGTAACCAGATAAGTACTGTGTTCGTTCTCCATCAACAGCACATCCGCTTGAAATTCAGGGTAGCAGACATGTGCAGAACAATCGATGAAAATAGTTGGAATACCAAGGCTTGTAATCAGATTGCTGTATTCGAGATTGAAAAGCTCAATACAGATAATCCCGTCCACATTGGAGATATCGAAGTTGTTGGGAAGGGCCAGAGATTGCTGCTCGATGTCCCGGATGATGTGAATGGATAGATTATAGCCCTCGGCGCTGATGCGTTTCTCCAAGCCGCTGATCAGGGTCGAGCCGAAATGGGAGGTGTTGGGCAAGTTCTCTGTCAATAAAGCGATGTTTCTGGAGCTCTTGGACAACTTGCTTTCGTCCTCCATAAAGGAAAACTGCTTGTATCTCATTTCTCTGGCTTTTTTAATGACTTTATTCCGGGTTTCCTCGGGAATGCCCTTCGTCCCGTTCAAAGCTTTGGAGGCCGTATTTCTGGAGATTCCCAAAGCATCCGCGATGTCCTGTATGGTTACTCTATCTCTAGCCATGTATTGTACGTTCACCTCTATATCATATCTTCTCATCGTCTTAACTTTCTTAAATGTATAATAGTTTTCCAAAAATAGCAATATAAAATTTACAAATGAACAAATCAGTTTACATTTTACGATAGTCATATGTGCAAAAATGCCATACGAATCACTACGCTGCATCAATGTGCTAAGCCGAAAATTACAAAAAAACCCTACTTTTCACCCACAATTTGTTATTTTATAAAGGGAAATAGCTGATTTTGAATTGTTTTTATTGTCAAATGAACAAAAATATTTTTACAAAATTTATTGACGTATGGTGAACTGTCTGATAAATTGTAAATGCAGCAGGGCTTGAAGGCCGCTGAATCGGTGAGCTGCATGTGCATCACAAATTAAATTTGTAAAAGAAATGGAGGCAAAGGCATTGCAAAACACAATAAAAGCGAATGCCGGAAGTACGGTACCCAGATCTTCGGGCTCCTTGCTGAATTTTGTAAAGAAGCATTACTTTCTTTATTTAATGCTCGCTCCGGCGTTGATCCTAACCCTTATTTTCAAATACGGCCCTATGTATGGCGCGATCATCGCCTTTAAAGATTTCAGTCCCATCAAAGGAATCCTGGGCAGTGAGTGGGTAGGTTTTTACAACTTCAACAAGTTTCTTTCTTCCCCCAATTTTGAAGTCATTTTTATGAATACGCTTAAATTAAGCTTTTTCGGTCTGATATTGAGCTTTCCCGTTCCCATCCTGCTGGCCTTGATGCTGAATCAGGTACGCAAGTCTGCAATCAAAAAGAACATACAGTTGTTTCTGTATGCGCCTAACTTTATTTCCGTAGTGGTTGTGGTGGGGATGCTGTTTATCTTCCTGTCCCCGACAGGGCCGATCAACCAGCTCCTTACCTGGGCTACAGGTGAACCTGTGATGTTCATGTCCCGTCCCGAGTATTTCCGCTGGATCTACATTTTGTCGGATATCTGGACGAGTGCAGGCTGGGCCTCGATTATTTATGTGGCGGCACTGGCCAACGTTGATCCCGAGCTACATAATGCAGCAAATCTGGACGGCGCCAATCTTTTGCAGAGAATACGCCATATTGATCTTCCGACCATTCGCCCGATTATGGCCATTGTGTTTATTCTCGCTGCGGGCGGCATCATGTCGATTGGATTTGAAAAGGCTTATCTCATGCAGACGGCGACCAACCTGCCGACTTCCGAGATCATTCCGACTTATGTGTACAAAATTGGCTTGCAGTCGGGCGACTACGCCTACTCAGCCGCAGTAGGGTTGTTCAACTCGCTTATCAACGTTGTTTTGCTCATTACAGTGAACTTCATTGTGAAGAAGCTGAATGAGGGCGACGGCCTTTACTAAGAAAGGAGCACCTGTTCATGTTCATCAAACATTCCCGGCTGGACCGCTTTATTCTCGCGCTGAATGCCACGTTTTTGACGCTCGCTGTATTGGTGGTGGTGCTTCCGCTCGTTTATGTGGTGATTGCTTCCTTCATGGACCCGTCGGTACTGCTCAGCCAAGGATTATCCTTCAAAATCTCGGACTGGTCCTTAGACGGCTACGAAATGATCCTGACCAATCCGGCGATGATCCGCGGTTTTGGAAACGCTGTTTTCTACTCTGTGGCATTTGCCATACTTACTGTTCTGGTCTCTATCTGCGCAGGCTATGCCCTGTCGGATGACAGGCTGAAGGGCAGAGGTTTTTTTATGACGCTGTTCATTATCACGATGTTTTTTGGAGGGGGACTTGTTCCGACTTACCTGCTGGTCAAAAATCTGGGCCTGCTCGACACCGTCTGGGCCGTTATCATTCCCGGTGCAGTCAACGTATGGAACATTATCCTGTCCCGTACCTTTTTCAAGGGTGTGCCCAATGAATTGAGGGAGGCAGCCAATGTGGATGGGGCATCCGAGTGGCGGATTTTCATCGGCATTGTATTGCCGCTCTCCAAACCCATTATCTTCGTGCTTGCCCTGTACGCCTTTGTTGGCCAGTGGAATTCCTATTTTGATGCCATGATTTATCTGGATAATCCGAACCTTCATCCGCTGCAGCTTGTACTGCGTTCCATCCTGATTCAGAACCAGGTCGATCCGGGCATGATCAGTGACCAGCTCGCCATGGCGGAAATGAAACGGTTGTCCGAGATCATCAAATATGCTGCCATTGTGGTGTCGAGTCTGCCGCTGATTATTATGTATCCTTTCTTCCAGAAGTATTTTGAAAAAGGTGTCATGCTCGGTTCCCTGAAATAGGGGACGGGCTGAACATAGATACAGATTTACATTCATCCTACTCAGGAGGTCATGTGTCCATGAAAAAACCGACAAAATCAAAAGTGGTAACCAAAGCAGCTTCAGCGTCTGTGCTTGCCTCTCTCATGTTCCTTAGTGCATGCAGCGGCGGCGGAGGAGGAAGTGCAGCCAGTAAAGAACAAGACCCCAGCGGCAAAGTTACCCTGAACTTTATTACCCAAAGCTCCCCGCTGGCCCCGGCCGACCCGAATGACAAGCTGATCAATAAACGCCTTGAAGAAAAAACAAATGTTCATATTAACTGGAAAAACTTCACCAAGGACGTATTTGTGGAAAAAAGAAACCTGGCGGTGGCCAGCGGCGACCTTCCCGATGCAATTTTTAATGCTGATTATAGTGATTATGAACTGCTGAAGCTCGCCAAAGACGGTACGATCATTCCGCTGAACGATCTGATCGAGAAGAATATGCCCAACTTTAAAAAGGTACTGGAAGAAGCTCCTGAATACAAGAGCATGATTACGGCGCCGGACGGCAATATCTATGCCTTTCCCTGGATTGAAGAGCTGGGCAACGGCAAAGAGCGGATTCAGGCTGTAGACAGCATGCCTTGGATTAACGTCGAATGGCTGAAGAAGCTGGGCCTGGAGATGCCGAAAACGACGGATGAGCTGAAAAAAGTGCTGATCGCGTTCAAAACCCAGGACCCGAACGGCAACGGCCAGGCGGATGAAATCCCGCTGTCCTTCATCAATAAGCCGGGTGCGGAAGATCTGGCCTTCCTCTTTGCTTCCTTCGGGCTTGGGGAGAACCCCGACCATGCGGTGGTAAGCGATGACGGCAAAGTGATCTTTACCGCTGCGGAAGAAGGCTACAAAAACGCTATTTCATTTATTAATGAGCTGTACAAAGAAGGGCTTATT encodes the following:
- a CDS encoding serine hydrolase domain-containing protein; this translates as MMNFEPVSSFIDRITSWRIPWAEVLVMHRNEPVFRYRNGYASLEEKTPIDDGRIINLYSLTKIMTCTAALQLLEKGAFLLNDRLSDYLPEYTEMNVKKRLPGGELALERAVHPITVRDLFTMSAGFSYDLGLPSIKEAVSRTGGKMPTRAIAEALAKEPLQFEPGTRWNYSLCHDVLAALVEAVDGRRFGTYIREEITGPLGMADTGFDLPDEKRSRLAPQYEYSDELGKPVRKDGNGFRLGSEYESGGAGLLSTVTDYAQFLNALTNQGTSPDGVRILSPASVELMRTEQLTESMRGDFSWEQLKGYSYGLGVRTHISQARSGSLSPLGEFGWSGAAGCLAVIDPASQLTVMYAQHMLNNQEPFVHPRLRNIVYACL
- a CDS encoding LacI family DNA-binding transcriptional regulator — translated: MARDRVTIQDIADALGISRNTASKALNGTKGIPEETRNKVIKKAREMRYKQFSFMEDESKLSKSSRNIALLTENLPNTSHFGSTLISGLEKRISAEGYNLSIHIIRDIEQQSLALPNNFDISNVDGIICIELFNLEYSNLITSLGIPTIFIDCSAHVCYPEFQADVLLMENEHSTYLVTKKLIDGGYTTLGFIGDYNHCRSFNERWVGFNRALTESGIQLNLSQCVLDEDQNFFSSPSWADEKLKDMPELPSALVCANDYIAVNFMKALKSQNYTIPGDIVVSGFDNGPESKIIEPHLTTVHIYSNEMGVTAAEMLLSRVSHPGQPYQVSHIYTKPIFRDSTSLE
- a CDS encoding ABC transporter permease; amino-acid sequence: MQNTIKANAGSTVPRSSGSLLNFVKKHYFLYLMLAPALILTLIFKYGPMYGAIIAFKDFSPIKGILGSEWVGFYNFNKFLSSPNFEVIFMNTLKLSFFGLILSFPVPILLALMLNQVRKSAIKKNIQLFLYAPNFISVVVVVGMLFIFLSPTGPINQLLTWATGEPVMFMSRPEYFRWIYILSDIWTSAGWASIIYVAALANVDPELHNAANLDGANLLQRIRHIDLPTIRPIMAIVFILAAGGIMSIGFEKAYLMQTATNLPTSEIIPTYVYKIGLQSGDYAYSAAVGLFNSLINVVLLITVNFIVKKLNEGDGLY
- a CDS encoding carbohydrate ABC transporter permease, which translates into the protein MFIKHSRLDRFILALNATFLTLAVLVVVLPLVYVVIASFMDPSVLLSQGLSFKISDWSLDGYEMILTNPAMIRGFGNAVFYSVAFAILTVLVSICAGYALSDDRLKGRGFFMTLFIITMFFGGGLVPTYLLVKNLGLLDTVWAVIIPGAVNVWNIILSRTFFKGVPNELREAANVDGASEWRIFIGIVLPLSKPIIFVLALYAFVGQWNSYFDAMIYLDNPNLHPLQLVLRSILIQNQVDPGMISDQLAMAEMKRLSEIIKYAAIVVSSLPLIIMYPFFQKYFEKGVMLGSLK
- a CDS encoding ABC transporter substrate-binding protein, with the translated sequence MKKPTKSKVVTKAASASVLASLMFLSACSGGGGGSAASKEQDPSGKVTLNFITQSSPLAPADPNDKLINKRLEEKTNVHINWKNFTKDVFVEKRNLAVASGDLPDAIFNADYSDYELLKLAKDGTIIPLNDLIEKNMPNFKKVLEEAPEYKSMITAPDGNIYAFPWIEELGNGKERIQAVDSMPWINVEWLKKLGLEMPKTTDELKKVLIAFKTQDPNGNGQADEIPLSFINKPGAEDLAFLFASFGLGENPDHAVVSDDGKVIFTAAEEGYKNAISFINELYKEGLIDIEAYTQDWSTYLAKGKEQRYGLYFSWDKANISGANDAYDVMPPLAGPDGEVNVTRTNGLGLGRGKMVLTSANKNLETTAKWVDQLYDPLQSVQDNWGTYGDETQQNIFELDEAKGMLKHLPLEGAAPVELREKTSIGGPLAVLDSYYGKYTTMPDDAKGRMDIIKNIMAPKMKAENVMPSVFNSIEELDRLTTIETDLFAYVLRMRTEWYQNGKVNEQWGEYLKELDRLGLQEWLKIKQDGYDRATKK